GCATACTCCCGCCTCCTCCTGAGCGAGCCGCTGCAGGTTCTTTGCGACCCGTTGTTTGAGGATGCCAAGCGTTTTTGGATCAATGCCTTTGAACCTGCCCTGCGGGGCGAGGTAATCCTCAAGCGGGACTGGTTTTTTTATCGCTGCTTTTGATGGTGCGGTTATCGTGAGATTGCCATACTCACGCTCGTACAATACCCATATCCCGGACTTCACCGCGAGCTTTCCTATCTCGACTGACTTTTCCGTTGAATAGCGCCAGCCGGGGGGGCAGGGAGCAAGCACATGGATGAAAGTCGGCCCGCGGATCGAGAGTGCCTTCTGCACTTTCTTGAAAAGGTCCTGCGGGTATGCGGCGCATGCGGTTGCCTGGTACGGGGGTTCGTGGGCAGCGATAATCGCATCGATATCTTTCTTGACATCAGTCTTGCCTGCGGGGGTTGTTGTTGTCTTTGCGCCCAGCGGAGTCCCGCCCGATCTCTGCATGCCGGTGTTGCCGTACGCCTCGTTATCATAGCAGATGTAGAGAAAATCCGTTCCGCGCTCAAACGCCCCGGAGAGCGCCTGGATCCCGATATCGAGCGTCCCGCCGTCTCCTGCGTAGACGATCACATTGGTCTTTTTGCCCAGGGCGCGGAATGCGCTGCTCATTCCTGAAGCCGATGCAGCCGCGGTGGCAAAAGCCACATTATATACCGGCACATTCATCGCAGTATTCGGGTAGATGCCCTGGATTACACTAGTGCAGCACGCAGGTACCACTAGAACGGTGTCGGGTCCGGCGGCTTTCAGCACATACCGGAGCGAGAGAGAAGCAGAACAGCCGGCGCAGGCGGACGTGCACTTCAGGATGAATTCTTCTTTGGGTATTTCGGGGATAGTATCAGGCTCCTGCAGTTATTGGCGATCTCGGAAAACAGGGTCGCATATCGAGTATTATTTGCAGGTAATGTGCCAAAAAAGTATCATATTGGATCAGCGTGCAGGATAAAATCCAGCCTGCCACTTACCGGCAGAATAAATTGGAAGGTATTCGATGCACCGTGTCCGGTATGAGGAAACCGGGGTCTTAGTGTACCTGAAATCTGATTGGAACAGACACTTTCACAGTGCACGGCAG
Above is a genomic segment from Methanoregula sp. containing:
- a CDS encoding thiamine pyrophosphate-dependent enzyme, translated to MPEIPKEEFILKCTSACAGCSASLSLRYVLKAAGPDTVLVVPACCTSVIQGIYPNTAMNVPVYNVAFATAAASASGMSSAFRALGKKTNVIVYAGDGGTLDIGIQALSGAFERGTDFLYICYDNEAYGNTGMQRSGGTPLGAKTTTTPAGKTDVKKDIDAIIAAHEPPYQATACAAYPQDLFKKVQKALSIRGPTFIHVLAPCPPGWRYSTEKSVEIGKLAVKSGIWVLYEREYGNLTITAPSKAAIKKPVPLEDYLAPQGRFKGIDPKTLGILKQRVAKNLQRLAQEEAGVC